One window of the Paenibacillus beijingensis genome contains the following:
- a CDS encoding WIAG-tail domain gives MRKKGRGRIPNSRKPLFYVDNPNVSELTWIDEVPKNVTINTTSAPVNPNVILQEKPVSEVETPASDTAIIEEHISPSVVQQKLNKAEEKKLPARSLPFIYTDDLSENAVTTEKVAPGAIDSTRLQTGSVVTRTIADFAVGSIHLAEGSVTASKIAKESITGEHIVAHSISGNMLLERSITGDKLTDNSVTSEKLADRTISADKLAEGSIEAKHLKPFLITSELLDEQAVDSSKIKSGTIRSEHIANEAIDTSKLAEGSVTRSKLREGSVGTEHIAPESIETFHLKHALLRADHIERGTLEGGHLAPGAIGSEQLASGSVGTRELKPQSVTSEVLAEGAVGSDHLQQNTIYGKHVVNGEIGAAQIADRALTAAKLADNAVTTIKIVDQAVTASKIADQSINAAKLADQSVQSRHMGRFAVSAENIADGSIEARHLKQASVGKEQLRNESVTEYKLADNSVSGSKLQYGAVRNEHLAVESITFDKLAPRSLHTFHFADESVSEETIAGEAIVSRHLRPGLIQSEHIGKQTVLSEALQDGAVTGNKIALNAVTERHIGPGVIESHHLGDYAVNAVKLSPESVTTDKLTELSVTSAKLAEGSVTSSKLALGSVDSTAIADQSVAERHIQTQAIISEHLATGSVERQHLRIDAVQTEAIATGAVTSEKLAPGSVTTAHLAEESVTGEKLAVQSVYSFHLTDQSIADYHLLDGAVTRPKIASGSVGSDQLEEDSVSNWHLQIGSVTGETISPHSIDASHILEDSVGSAHLNEGSVTETKLADGAVITGKLADQTVTEAKLADKSVTAAKLADGCIGSDQLGVNSVTSAHLTAGSVNREHLAEGAVTANHLSDQSIAAEKLSPDLLANITLREGGIDANHLASGAVTADKIAAGAVGFTQLEDGSITEEKLADFAVVTGKIADQAVTSGKLAEKSVTSAHLAAASIKRKHLADDSIVTEHLSAESITADKLSPELLTSITLQEGGVTERFLEDGAVTSVKIAEGAVGSTQLTDGSVSENKLADGAVGSEKLADQAVTSAKLAENSVTSVNIAEGAVDTVHLEDGIVTEEKLADGAVGSEKLADQAVTSMKLAENSVTSVHLASSSVKGIHLTKGSIASEHLSAESITASKLSLDLLASFTLQKGGVDEYHLAFGAVTSSKIAESSVGSAHLEDGAVTNAKLSEYSVGTAQLDYGAVTNEKLAEGAVRSIHLEESSVTEAKLAEGSVSTGKLADQAVTSAKLAENSVQSAHLAASSVKGEHLAEASIVSAHLSPGSVTSDKLSAGLLESLQFQQGEVDDYHLAYGSVTSSKIAEGAVGTAHLEDSAVTKAKLAEGSVGAAQLEFGSVTEDKLAEGAVGTWRLADHAVTSAKLAESSIHSAHLASSSVKGEHVSEGSIMTEHLSTGSVTTDKLADDVLESLNLGQGEVNDYHLTYGAVTSSKIAEGAVGSAHLEDSAVTGPKLAEGAIGTGKLADQAVTSAKLSESSVRSAHLAASSVKGKHVAEGSIAAAHLSAGSVTEEKLSAALLESLRLHQGEVNAYHLADGSVSAEKLAADLLESLRLHEGQVDAYFLADGSVNGAKLSADLWESLRIHEGEVNAYHLADGSVNGAKLSAELWESLRLHQGEVNAYHLADGSVSAEKLTADLLESLRLHEGQVNAYFLADGSVTGEKLSAELWESLRLHEGEVNAYHLADGSVSAEKLTAELLESLRLHQGEVNAYHLADGSVSAEKLTADLLESLRLHEGEVNAYHLADGSVNGEKLSADLLESLRLHQGQINAYHLADGSVSAAKLTADLLESLRLQEGEVNAYHLADGSVNGEKLSADLLESLRLHQGQINAYHLADGSVSAAKLTADLLESLRLHQGEVNAYHLADGSVTSSKIKDGAIVSDHLSTGSVSIDKLSDDVLECLDLGQGEVKELHLGYGAVTPSKIAGGAIGSVHLEDGAVTNDKLAEGAVSTGKLAEGAVGTGKLADQAVTSAKLSQNSVQSAHLAAFSVQGEHVAEGAITTEHLSTGSVTAEKLSADLWESLLLHPGEVAGCHLAEGSVTSSKIAEDSVGTVHLEDGAITKDKLAEGAVGTAHLEISSITKDKLAEGAVSSGKLADQAVTSAKLSENSVQSAHLTASSVKGEHIAEGSIVSEHLSIGSVTADKLSDDVLERLDLGQGEVKEFHLAYGAVTSAKIAEDSVGSVHLEDGAVTKDKLAEGAVGTAQLENSSITKDKLAEGAVGTAQLEISSITEDKLAEGAVGTGKLAESSVITGKLADQAVTSAKLSENSVQSAHLASSSVKGEHVAERSITTEHLSTGSVTADKLSADLWESLRIHPGEVAGCHLADGSVTSAKITEDSVGSVHLEDGAVTKDKLAEGAVGTAHLEISSITEDKLADQAVTSAKLAKNSVQSTHLADSSVKGEHVAEGSITSEHLSTGSVTADKLSDEVLESLDLGQGEVREFHLAYGAVTPSKIAEGAVGSFHLEDGAVTQEKLAEGAVGTAQLEYSSITEDKLAEGSVGTGKLAEGSVKTGKLADKAVTSAKLAKNSVQSAHLAASSVKEEHVAEGSITSEHLSTGSVTADKLSDDVLESLDLGQGEVREFHIAYGAVTPSKIAEGAVGSVHLEESAVTQDKIAEGAVGTAQLEFSSITEDKLAEGSVMTGKLADQAVTSAKLAQNSVQSAHLAASSVQSAHLAALSVTGEHVAEGSITTEHLSTGSVTADKLSADLLENFRLHQGEVADCHLADGSVTSFKIAEGAVGSVHLEDGAVTKDKLAEGAVGTAQLEFSSITEDKLAEGAVGTGKLADRAVTSAKLAENSVQSAHLAASSVKGGHVAEGSITSEHLSTGSVTADKLSADLMENFWLHQGEAADCNPADGSVTSSKIAEGAVGSAHLEDGAVTKDKLAEGAVITGKLAQGSVKTGKLADHAVTSAKLAERSIQSVHLAASSVKGEHVAEGTIASAHLSAGSVTADKLSADLLTKFSLQEGGVDEIHLADGAVTAYKIAAGSVGSAQLSIGAVSREHLCSDSVTGRHIEDESIGIQKLDFVPVVAGKKRKTVLQQFGLTSFKFQGQEEQVELRIEFDQPFSENAYSFVAMSDHPACYTVLSGKEESRAFVTIIRTRIGPEPSGTINWIAAGNV, from the coding sequence ATGAGGAAAAAAGGAAGAGGGAGAATACCGAACAGCCGCAAACCCCTTTTTTATGTCGATAATCCGAATGTGTCGGAATTGACGTGGATCGACGAAGTCCCGAAGAACGTCACCATTAACACGACATCAGCACCGGTTAACCCGAATGTTATTTTACAGGAAAAACCGGTCTCTGAAGTCGAAACTCCGGCATCCGATACCGCCATAATCGAAGAACATATCTCGCCATCGGTCGTTCAACAAAAGCTGAATAAAGCGGAAGAGAAAAAACTTCCCGCTCGTTCGCTTCCTTTTATCTACACCGACGATTTAAGTGAAAATGCGGTTACGACGGAAAAAGTGGCTCCCGGCGCCATTGACAGCACCCGCCTGCAGACCGGAAGTGTCGTTACACGTACGATTGCCGATTTTGCGGTGGGGAGCATTCATCTTGCCGAAGGATCGGTTACTGCATCCAAAATCGCCAAAGAATCGATCACGGGGGAGCATATCGTCGCTCATTCCATCAGCGGCAATATGCTGTTGGAACGGTCCATTACGGGAGACAAATTGACGGACAACAGCGTGACGAGCGAGAAACTGGCCGACCGCACCATAAGCGCCGACAAGCTTGCAGAGGGCTCCATCGAAGCGAAGCATCTGAAGCCGTTTCTGATTACGTCGGAACTGCTGGACGAACAGGCGGTCGATTCAAGCAAAATCAAAAGCGGAACGATTCGTTCCGAACATATCGCCAACGAAGCAATCGATACGTCCAAATTGGCGGAAGGGTCGGTTACCCGTTCTAAATTAAGGGAAGGATCGGTCGGCACAGAACATATCGCTCCTGAATCCATTGAAACGTTTCATTTAAAACACGCCTTATTGCGCGCCGATCATATCGAGAGAGGAACGCTCGAGGGCGGTCATTTGGCTCCGGGCGCAATCGGTTCCGAACAGCTCGCTTCTGGATCTGTAGGAACAAGGGAGCTTAAACCTCAGTCCGTAACGTCCGAGGTGCTTGCGGAAGGAGCGGTCGGTTCCGACCATTTGCAGCAAAATACCATTTACGGAAAGCACGTTGTAAATGGAGAGATCGGAGCGGCACAAATTGCCGATCGGGCGCTAACTGCAGCCAAACTGGCCGACAACGCGGTAACGACAATCAAAATCGTGGACCAGGCGGTAACGGCGTCCAAAATCGCCGACCAGAGCATCAATGCCGCCAAGCTGGCGGACCAATCGGTACAAAGTCGGCATATGGGACGGTTTGCCGTCTCGGCAGAAAATATCGCCGATGGAAGCATCGAAGCCCGGCATTTGAAGCAGGCATCGGTCGGAAAGGAGCAGCTGCGCAACGAATCCGTCACGGAATACAAGCTTGCGGATAACAGCGTATCCGGGTCGAAGCTGCAGTACGGGGCCGTCCGCAACGAGCATCTTGCAGTCGAATCGATCACGTTTGACAAATTGGCGCCGAGATCGCTCCATACGTTCCATTTTGCGGACGAATCGGTTAGCGAGGAAACGATTGCCGGAGAGGCGATCGTCTCGCGTCATTTGCGGCCGGGATTAATCCAAAGCGAACACATCGGCAAGCAAACGGTCCTGTCTGAAGCGCTTCAGGATGGAGCGGTCACCGGCAATAAGATTGCTTTGAACGCCGTAACGGAACGCCATATTGGGCCGGGTGTCATTGAGTCGCATCATCTGGGCGATTACGCGGTAAATGCAGTTAAACTTTCGCCCGAATCGGTAACGACGGATAAACTGACGGAATTGTCGGTTACCTCCGCGAAGCTTGCCGAAGGCAGCGTCACCTCCTCCAAACTGGCGCTGGGCTCCGTCGATTCAACCGCGATTGCCGATCAATCGGTTGCGGAACGGCATATTCAGACTCAAGCGATTATTTCGGAGCATCTTGCGACAGGAAGTGTGGAGCGGCAGCATCTTCGTATCGATGCGGTACAAACCGAAGCGATCGCAACCGGTGCCGTCACCTCGGAGAAGCTGGCTCCAGGCTCTGTGACAACCGCACATTTGGCGGAAGAATCGGTCACCGGCGAAAAATTGGCCGTTCAATCGGTGTACAGCTTTCATCTAACGGACCAAAGCATAGCGGACTATCATTTGCTGGACGGCGCTGTGACCAGACCCAAAATAGCGTCAGGCAGCGTCGGCAGCGATCAGCTTGAAGAGGACAGCGTCAGCAACTGGCATTTGCAGATCGGCTCTGTGACCGGGGAAACGATTTCGCCGCATTCGATTGACGCGTCGCATATTCTTGAAGACTCCGTAGGCTCAGCGCATTTAAACGAGGGCTCCGTAACGGAAACGAAACTGGCGGACGGTGCAGTTATCACCGGCAAGCTTGCCGATCAAACGGTAACGGAAGCGAAGCTGGCGGACAAATCCGTCACAGCGGCGAAATTGGCGGACGGCTGTATCGGTTCAGACCAGCTCGGGGTAAACAGCGTTACTTCGGCCCATCTGACGGCCGGAAGCGTCAATCGTGAACATTTGGCAGAGGGAGCCGTTACGGCAAATCATCTGAGCGATCAATCCATTGCAGCGGAAAAGCTTTCACCCGATTTATTGGCGAACATCACGCTTCGGGAAGGCGGGATCGATGCAAACCATCTCGCATCCGGGGCGGTGACGGCGGACAAAATTGCTGCCGGCGCGGTTGGATTCACCCAGCTGGAAGACGGTTCCATAACGGAAGAGAAGCTGGCGGACTTTGCCGTTGTTACGGGCAAAATTGCGGATCAGGCGGTAACATCCGGGAAGCTGGCGGAGAAAAGCGTGACATCCGCACACCTTGCTGCGGCCAGCATCAAACGAAAGCATTTGGCAGATGACTCCATCGTCACCGAACATCTAAGCGCAGAGTCGATTACAGCCGATAAGCTTTCTCCGGAACTGCTCACAAGCATTACGCTTCAGGAAGGCGGAGTTACGGAGCGCTTCCTGGAGGACGGAGCGGTAACTTCGGTGAAAATAGCGGAGGGTGCGGTCGGTTCAACCCAACTGACAGACGGTTCCGTATCGGAAAATAAATTGGCAGACGGCGCAGTCGGCAGCGAAAAGCTGGCGGACCAGGCGGTGACGTCGGCGAAGCTGGCGGAAAACAGCGTCACATCGGTGAACATAGCGGAAGGCGCGGTTGATACCGTCCATCTGGAAGACGGTATCGTAACGGAAGAGAAGCTGGCAGACGGCGCAGTCGGCAGCGAAAAGCTGGCGGACCAGGCGGTGACGTCGATGAAGCTGGCGGAAAACAGCGTCACCTCCGTCCATTTGGCCTCATCCAGCGTTAAAGGAATTCATTTAACGAAAGGATCCATCGCTTCGGAACATTTAAGCGCAGAATCGATAACGGCTTCAAAGCTGTCCTTGGATCTGTTGGCCAGTTTTACGCTGCAAAAAGGCGGAGTAGACGAATACCATCTCGCATTTGGGGCGGTGACTTCTTCTAAAATAGCGGAAAGCTCGGTTGGCAGCGCGCACCTGGAAGACGGCGCGGTCACGAATGCGAAGCTGAGCGAATACTCCGTCGGTACCGCTCAACTTGATTACGGTGCCGTGACAAATGAAAAGCTTGCGGAAGGAGCCGTCCGTTCCATCCATCTGGAAGAAAGCTCCGTTACGGAAGCTAAGCTCGCGGAAGGCTCGGTCAGTACCGGCAAGCTGGCGGATCAGGCAGTGACGTCAGCGAAGCTGGCGGAGAACAGCGTTCAATCCGCACACCTTGCAGCGTCCAGTGTGAAAGGAGAGCATTTGGCGGAAGCATCCATCGTTTCGGCCCATTTAAGCCCCGGTTCGGTGACGTCCGACAAGCTGTCCGCCGGCTTGCTGGAAAGCCTCCAATTTCAACAAGGGGAAGTGGATGATTACCACCTGGCATACGGCTCGGTGACTTCGTCCAAAATTGCGGAGGGAGCGGTCGGTACCGCTCATTTGGAAGACAGCGCCGTAACGAAAGCGAAGCTGGCGGAAGGCTCCGTCGGAGCCGCCCAGCTCGAATTCGGCAGCGTTACGGAGGATAAGCTTGCGGAAGGCGCGGTCGGTACTTGGAGGCTTGCGGATCACGCGGTAACGTCGGCGAAGCTGGCGGAGAGCAGTATCCATTCCGCACACCTCGCTTCGTCCAGTGTGAAGGGAGAGCACGTGTCGGAAGGATCCATCATGACGGAGCATTTGAGCACCGGCTCGGTGACGACCGATAAGCTGGCGGACGATGTGCTGGAAAGTCTCAATCTGGGGCAAGGCGAAGTGAATGATTACCACCTGACATACGGCGCGGTGACGTCGTCCAAAATTGCGGAGGGAGCGGTCGGTTCCGCCCACTTGGAAGACAGTGCCGTAACGGGACCGAAGCTTGCGGAAGGCGCGATCGGAACCGGCAAGCTTGCGGATCAGGCGGTAACGTCGGCAAAGCTGTCGGAGAGCAGCGTCAGATCCGCGCACCTCGCCGCATCCAGCGTGAAAGGAAAGCATGTGGCGGAAGGATCCATCGCCGCGGCCCATTTGAGCGCCGGCTCGGTGACGGAAGAAAAGCTGTCGGCTGCCTTGCTGGAGAGCCTTCGGCTTCATCAAGGGGAAGTAAATGCCTATCATCTGGCAGACGGATCGGTATCGGCAGAGAAACTTGCAGCCGACCTGCTGGAAAGTCTCCGGCTTCACGAAGGGCAAGTGGACGCTTACTTCCTGGCGGACGGATCGGTCAACGGCGCAAAGCTTTCAGCCGACCTGTGGGAAAGCCTTCGTATACACGAAGGGGAGGTAAATGCCTACCATCTGGCGGACGGCTCGGTCAACGGCGCAAAGCTTTCAGCAGAGCTGTGGGAAAGCCTTCGGCTTCATCAAGGGGAAGTGAATGCCTATCATCTGGCAGACGGATCGGTATCGGCAGAGAAACTTACAGCCGACCTGCTGGAAAGTCTCCGGCTTCACGAAGGGCAAGTGAATGCTTACTTCCTGGCGGACGGTTCGGTAACGGGCGAGAAGCTTTCAGCCGAGCTGTGGGAAAGTCTTCGGCTTCACGAAGGGGAAGTAAATGCCTACCATTTGGCGGATGGTTCGGTATCGGCAGAGAAACTTACAGCCGAGCTGCTGGAAAGTCTTCGGCTTCATCAAGGGGAAGTAAATGCCTATCATCTGGCGGATGGTTCGGTATCGGCAGAGAAACTTACAGCCGACCTGCTGGAAAGTCTCCGGCTTCACGAAGGGGAAGTAAATGCCTACCATCTGGCAGACGGCTCGGTCAACGGCGAAAAGCTTTCAGCCGATCTGCTGGAAAGTCTCCGACTGCACCAAGGGCAAATAAATGCCTACCATCTGGCGGATGGTTCGGTATCGGCAGCGAAACTTACAGCCGACCTTCTGGAAAGTCTCCGGCTCCAGGAAGGGGAAGTAAATGCCTACCATCTGGCAGACGGCTCGGTCAACGGCGAAAAGCTTTCAGCCGATCTGCTCGAAAGTCTCCGACTGCACCAAGGGCAAATAAATGCCTACCATCTGGCGGATGGTTCGGTATCGGCAGCGAAACTTACAGCCGATCTGCTGGAAAGTCTCCGGCTGCACCAAGGGGAAGTAAATGCCTATCATCTTGCGGATGGCTCGGTGACTTCTTCCAAAATTAAGGATGGTGCAATTGTTTCGGATCATTTAAGCACCGGTTCGGTCTCAATCGATAAATTGTCAGACGATGTGTTGGAATGTCTCGATCTGGGGCAAGGAGAAGTGAAAGAGTTACACCTCGGGTACGGAGCGGTGACGCCGTCCAAAATTGCCGGGGGTGCAATCGGTTCCGTCCATTTGGAAGACGGCGCCGTAACAAATGATAAGCTCGCGGAAGGCGCGGTCAGCACCGGCAAGCTCGCGGAAGGTGCGGTCGGCACCGGCAAGCTTGCGGATCAGGCGGTGACATCGGCGAAATTGTCGCAGAACAGCGTCCAATCCGCACACCTTGCAGCTTTCAGTGTGCAGGGAGAGCATGTGGCGGAAGGTGCCATCACGACAGAGCATTTGAGCACCGGCTCGGTGACGGCCGAAAAGCTTTCAGCCGACCTGTGGGAAAGCCTCCTGCTTCACCCAGGGGAGGTGGCTGGCTGCCACTTGGCGGAAGGTTCGGTAACCTCGTCCAAAATTGCGGAGGATTCGGTCGGTACCGTCCATTTGGAAGACGGCGCCATTACGAAAGATAAGCTTGCTGAAGGCGCGGTCGGTACCGCTCATCTGGAAATCAGCAGCATCACGAAAGATAAGCTCGCGGAAGGCGCGGTCAGCAGCGGCAAGCTTGCGGATCAGGCGGTGACATCGGCGAAGCTGTCGGAGAATAGCGTCCAATCCGCACACCTTACAGCTTCCAGTGTGAAGGGAGAGCATATAGCGGAAGGGTCGATTGTCTCGGAGCATTTGAGCATCGGCTCGGTGACGGCCGATAAGCTGTCGGACGATGTGTTGGAAAGGCTCGATCTGGGGCAAGGAGAAGTGAAAGAGTTTCACCTCGCATACGGAGCGGTGACCTCAGCTAAAATTGCGGAGGATTCGGTCGGTTCGGTCCATTTGGAAGACGGCGCCGTAACGAAAGATAAGCTTGCGGAAGGCGCAGTTGGTACCGCTCAGCTGGAAAACAGCAGCATTACGAAAGATAAGCTTGCGGAAGGAGCAGTTGGTACCGCCCAACTGGAAATCAGCAGCATTACGGAAGATAAGCTCGCAGAAGGCGCGGTCGGTACCGGGAAGCTCGCGGAAAGCTCGGTTATTACCGGCAAGCTTGCGGATCAGGCGGTGACGTCGGCGAAGTTGTCGGAGAACAGCGTCCAATCCGCACACCTTGCTTCCTCCAGTGTGAAAGGGGAGCATGTGGCGGAAAGGTCCATCACGACAGAGCATTTGAGCACCGGTTCGGTGACGGCTGATAAGCTATCTGCCGACCTGTGGGAAAGCCTCCGAATTCACCCCGGAGAAGTGGCTGGCTGCCACCTGGCAGACGGCTCAGTAACCTCGGCTAAAATTACGGAGGATTCGGTCGGTTCGGTCCATTTGGAAGACGGCGCCGTAACGAAAGATAAGCTTGCTGAAGGAGCAGTCGGTACTGCCCACCTGGAAATCAGCAGCATTACGGAAGATAAGCTTGCGGATCAGGCGGTAACATCTGCGAAGCTGGCGAAGAACAGCGTCCAATCCACACACCTTGCAGATTCCAGCGTGAAGGGAGAGCATGTGGCGGAAGGCTCCATCACTTCGGAGCATTTGAGCACCGGCTCGGTGACGGCCGATAAGCTGTCCGACGAGGTGTTGGAAAGTCTTGATCTGGGGCAAGGAGAAGTGAGGGAGTTCCACCTCGCATACGGAGCGGTGACGCCGTCCAAAATTGCGGAGGGAGCAGTCGGTTCCTTCCATTTGGAAGACGGCGCAGTAACGCAAGAAAAGCTTGCGGAAGGCGCAGTTGGTACCGCCCAACTGGAGTACAGCAGTATTACGGAAGATAAGCTCGCGGAAGGCTCGGTCGGCACCGGCAAGCTCGCGGAAGGCTCAGTTAAAACCGGCAAGCTTGCGGATAAGGCGGTAACATCGGCGAAGCTGGCAAAGAACAGCGTCCAATCCGCACACCTTGCAGCTTCCAGTGTAAAGGAAGAGCATGTAGCGGAAGGATCCATCACATCGGAGCATCTGAGCACCGGCTCGGTGACGGCCGATAAGCTGTCGGACGATGTGTTGGAAAGTCTTGATCTGGGGCAAGGAGAAGTGAGAGAGTTCCACATCGCATACGGAGCGGTGACGCCGTCTAAAATTGCGGAAGGAGCAGTCGGTTCCGTCCACTTGGAAGAGAGCGCCGTAACGCAAGATAAGATTGCGGAAGGCGCAGTAGGCACCGCCCAACTGGAATTCAGCAGCATTACGGAAGATAAGCTCGCGGAAGGCTCGGTGATGACCGGCAAGCTTGCGGATCAGGCGGTGACGTCGGCGAAGCTGGCGCAGAACAGTGTCCAGTCCGCACACCTTGCAGCTTCCAGTGTCCAATCCGCACATCTTGCAGCCTTAAGTGTAACGGGTGAGCATGTGGCGGAGGGGTCCATCACGACAGAGCATTTGAGCACCGGCTCGGTGACTGCCGATAAGCTTTCAGCCGACCTATTGGAAAACTTCCGGCTTCACCAAGGGGAGGTGGCGGACTGCCACCTGGCAGACGGTTCGGTAACCTCGTTCAAAATTGCGGAGGGAGCAGTCGGTTCCGTCCATTTGGAAGACGGAGCCGTAACGAAAGATAAGCTCGCGGAAGGCGCGGTTGGCACCGCCCAACTGGAATTCAGCAGCATTACGGAAGATAAGCTCGCAGAAGGCGCGGTCGGTACCGGCAAGCTAGCGGACCGGGCGGTGACATCGGCGAAGCTGGCGGAGAACAGCGTCCAGTCCGCACACCTTGCAGCTTCCAGTGTAAAGGGAGGGCACGTCGCGGAAGGGTCCATTACCTCGGAGCATTTGAGCACCGGCTCGGTGACGGCCGACAAGCTTTCAGCCGACCTAATGGAAAACTTTTGGCTTCACCAAGGGGAAGCGGCGGACTGCAACCCGGCTGACGGATCGGTAACCTCGTCCAAAATTGCGGAGGGAGCAGTCGGTTCCGCCCATTTGGAAGACGGAGCTGTAACGAAAGATAAGCTCGCGGAAGGAGCTGTCATCACCGGCAAGCTCGCGCAAGGCTCGGTTAAAACCGGCAAACTTGCAGATCACGCGGTGACGTCGGCGAAGTTGGCGGAGAGAAGCATCCAATCCGTACACCTCGCAGCGTCCAGTGTGAAGGGAGAGCATGTGGCGGAAGGAACTATCGCCTCGGCTCATTTGAGCGCCGGCTCCGTAACGGCCGACAAGCTATCCGCCGACTTGTTGACGAAGTTCAGTCTGCAAGAAGGCGGAGTGGATGAAATCCACTTAGCTGACGGAGCCGTTACAGCTTATAAAATTGCTGCGGGCTCGGTCGGCTCCGCTCAGCTCTCGATAGGTGCCGTAAGTCGTGAGCACCTATGTTCGGATTCGGTTACAGGTCGTCATATTGAAGATGAGTCGATCGGGATTCAAAAACTTGATTTTGTACCTGTAGTTGCCGGAAAAAAACGAAAAACAGTGCTGCAGCAGTTCGGATTGACCTCGTTTAAATTCCAGGGACAGGAAGAGCAAGTGGAGCTGCGCATCGAATTTGATCAGCCGTTCTCCGAGAATGCTTATTCTTTCGTAGCCATGAGCGATCATCCGGCATGTTATACCGTTTTGAGCGGCAAAGAAGAATCCCGGGCATTTGTAACCATTATCCGTACCCGGATCGGGCCGGAACCTAGCGGGACGATTAACTGGATTGCAGCCGGGAATGTATAA
- a CDS encoding peroxiredoxin — protein sequence MLRIGDQAPLFEANSTEGLIRLQDYIGRQPVVLIFYPMDETPGCTKQLCAVRDSKALYAAHHAVVMGINSGSLEQHHKFASAQGYDFPLVADANGSIRRRYAVGKMLGIVLQQRVVYVIGKNGRIQFAKKGLPPTEEIIAALSGGS from the coding sequence ATGTTGAGGATAGGTGACCAGGCACCTTTATTTGAAGCCAACAGTACCGAAGGCTTGATCCGTCTGCAGGACTATATTGGCCGGCAACCGGTTGTGCTGATCTTTTACCCGATGGATGAAACGCCCGGGTGCACGAAACAGCTGTGCGCGGTCCGCGATTCCAAAGCGCTGTATGCGGCGCATCATGCGGTCGTAATGGGCATAAATTCCGGATCTCTGGAGCAGCATCACAAGTTTGCATCGGCCCAAGGCTATGACTTCCCGCTCGTTGCCGATGCGAACGGATCGATACGCAGGCGCTACGCCGTTGGCAAAATGCTCGGTATCGTGCTGCAGCAGCGCGTCGTTTATGTGATCGGGAAAAACGGCCGCATCCAATTCGCGAAAAAAGGGCTGCCGCCGACGGAGGAAATTATCGCCGCCTTGTCCGGTGGCAGTTAG
- the pfkA gene encoding 6-phosphofructokinase: MSAVKSIAVLTSGGDSQGMNAAVRAVVRSALYYGLEVYGVQRGYQGLINDDLRQMDLRSVGDIIQRGGTILQTARCKEFMTPEGQERGAQVLRNRGIDGLVVIGGDGSYQGANKLSKLGIKTMGLPGTIDNDIPFTDFTIGFDTAVSIVVDAINKLRDTMTSHERSSVVEVMGRHCGDIALYAGLASGAETILVPEIPFNLDEVSKRMQDNFKHGKRHSIILVAEGAGKGEDVARHITDCCGIEPRVTVLGHIQRGGAPTHNDRVLASQLGDFAVRQLMEGESAKSCGIIRGELVGTDIDKVVNTKKPFNMEMYNLALRLSQ; encoded by the coding sequence ATGTCAGCAGTTAAATCAATTGCCGTTCTGACAAGCGGCGGGGATTCGCAAGGTATGAACGCTGCGGTACGGGCGGTCGTTCGGAGCGCTCTTTACTACGGGCTTGAGGTATACGGCGTGCAGCGCGGATATCAAGGGCTCATTAACGACGATTTGCGGCAGATGGATCTGCGCAGCGTCGGCGACATTATCCAGCGCGGCGGAACGATTTTGCAGACCGCGCGCTGCAAGGAGTTTATGACGCCTGAAGGTCAGGAGCGCGGCGCGCAGGTGCTTCGCAACCGCGGAATCGACGGGCTGGTCGTTATCGGCGGCGACGGATCCTATCAAGGTGCCAACAAGCTGAGCAAGCTCGGCATCAAGACGATGGGTCTGCCCGGAACGATCGATAACGATATTCCGTTCACCGATTTCACGATCGGATTTGATACGGCCGTCAGTATTGTCGTCGATGCGATCAACAAGCTTCGGGATACGATGACTTCGCATGAGCGTTCTTCCGTCGTTGAAGTTATGGGACGCCATTGCGGCGATATCGCTCTGTACGCCGGCCTTGCAAGCGGCGCAGAGACGATTCTCGTTCCGGAAATTCCGTTCAACCTGGATGAGGTTTCCAAGCGGATGCAGGATAATTTCAAGCATGGCAAACGCCACAGTATTATTTTGGTGGCGGAAGGCGCGGGCAAAGGAGAGGATGTGGCGCGCCACATCACGGACTGCTGCGGCATCGAACCGAGGGTTACGGTGCTCGGACATATCCAGCGCGGCGGAGCTCCGACGCATAACGACCGCGTGCTGGCCAGCCAGCTGGGCGACTTTGCCGTGCGCCAGCTGATGGAAGGCGAATCGGCCAAGTCGTGCGGCATTATCCGCGGTGAGCTGGTCGGCACCGACATTGATAAAGTTGTCAACACGAAGAAGCCGTTCAACATGGAAATGTACAATTTGGCGCTCCGTCTGTCCCAGTAA